The proteins below are encoded in one region of Streptomyces roseirectus:
- the purF gene encoding amidophosphoribosyltransferase — MPRGDGRLSHDLLPGEKGPQDACGVFGVWAPGEEVAKLTYFGLYALQHRGQESAGIAVSNGSQILVFKDMGLVSQVFDETSLGSLQGHIAVGHARYSTTGASTWENAQPTFRATAHGSIALGHNGNLVNTAQLAEMVADLPKQEGGRTPRVAATNDTDLLTALLAAQTDDEGTPLTIEEAAHAVLPKVRGAFSLVFMDQHTLYAARDPQGIRPLVLGRLERGWVVASETAALDITGASFVREIEPGEFIAIDENGLRTSRFADAKPKGCVFEYVYLARPDTDIAGRNVYASRVQMGRMLAKEAPVEADLVIATPESGTPAAIGYAEASGIPFGNGLVKNAYVGRTFIQPSQTIRQLGIRLKLNPLKDVIKGKRLVVVDDSIVRGNTQRALVRMLREAGAAEVHIRISSPPVKWPCFFGIDFATRAELIANGMTVDEIGTSLGADSLAYISIDGMIEATTIAKPNLCRACFDGEYPMELPDPELLGKQLLETELAAGTAAPAAVDAIRRP, encoded by the coding sequence GTGCCACGTGGTGACGGTCGACTCAGTCATGATCTGCTCCCCGGTGAGAAGGGCCCCCAGGACGCCTGCGGCGTCTTCGGAGTCTGGGCTCCCGGCGAAGAGGTCGCCAAACTCACTTACTTCGGGCTGTACGCCCTCCAGCATCGGGGCCAGGAATCCGCGGGAATCGCGGTCAGCAACGGCTCCCAGATCCTCGTCTTCAAGGACATGGGGCTCGTCTCCCAGGTCTTCGACGAGACCTCCCTCGGCTCGCTCCAGGGTCATATCGCGGTCGGTCACGCCCGCTACTCGACCACCGGAGCCTCCACCTGGGAGAACGCCCAGCCGACGTTCCGTGCCACCGCGCACGGCTCGATCGCGCTCGGCCACAACGGCAACCTGGTCAACACCGCGCAGCTCGCGGAGATGGTCGCGGACCTGCCCAAGCAGGAGGGCGGCCGTACGCCCCGCGTCGCGGCCACCAACGACACCGACCTGCTGACGGCCCTGCTCGCCGCCCAGACGGACGACGAGGGCACCCCCCTGACCATCGAGGAGGCCGCCCACGCGGTGCTCCCGAAGGTCCGCGGCGCCTTCAGCCTCGTCTTCATGGACCAGCACACCCTCTACGCCGCCCGCGACCCGCAGGGCATCCGCCCGCTGGTCCTGGGCCGGCTGGAGCGCGGCTGGGTCGTCGCCTCGGAGACCGCGGCCCTCGACATCACGGGCGCCAGCTTCGTCCGCGAGATCGAGCCCGGCGAGTTCATCGCCATCGACGAGAACGGCCTGCGCACCTCCCGATTCGCGGACGCGAAGCCCAAGGGCTGTGTCTTCGAGTACGTCTACCTCGCCCGCCCCGACACCGACATCGCCGGGCGGAACGTCTACGCCTCCCGCGTCCAGATGGGCCGCATGCTGGCGAAGGAGGCCCCCGTCGAGGCCGACCTCGTCATAGCGACCCCGGAGTCCGGCACCCCCGCCGCGATCGGCTACGCCGAGGCGTCCGGCATCCCCTTCGGCAACGGCCTCGTCAAGAACGCCTACGTCGGCCGGACCTTCATCCAGCCCTCGCAGACCATCCGGCAGCTCGGCATCCGCCTGAAGCTGAACCCTCTCAAGGACGTCATCAAGGGCAAGCGCCTGGTCGTCGTCGACGACTCGATCGTCCGCGGCAACACCCAGCGCGCCCTGGTCCGCATGCTCCGCGAGGCGGGCGCCGCCGAGGTGCACATCCGGATCTCCTCGCCGCCGGTCAAGTGGCCCTGCTTCTTCGGCATCGACTTCGCGACCCGCGCCGAACTCATCGCCAACGGCATGACCGTCGACGAGATCGGCACCTCGCTCGGCGCCGACTCCCTGGCGTACATCTCCATCGACGGCATGATCGAGGCGACCACCATCGCCAAGCCGAACCTCTGCCGCGCCTGCTTCGACGGCGAGTACCCGATGGAGCTGCCGGACCCCGAGCTGCTGGGCAAGCAGCTCCTGGAGACCGAGCTGGCGGCCGGCACGGCGGCCCCGGCGGCGGTCGACGCGATCCGTCGCCCGTAA
- a CDS encoding Leu/Phe/Val dehydrogenase: MTDVSDGVLRTLFHSDQGGHEQVVLCQDRKSGLKAVIALHSTALGPALGGTRFYPYASEEEAVADALNLARGMSYKNAMAGLDHGGGKAVIIGDPLRDKTEELLLAYGRFVASLGGRYVTACDVGTYVADMDVVARECRWTTGRSPENGGAGDSSILTAYGVYQGMRASAQHLWGGPSLAGRRVGIAGVGKVGHHLVGHLLAEGAEVVVTDVREDAVRRVLDLHPGVRAVADTDALIRVDGLDVYAPCALGGALDDTTVPVLTASVVCGAANNQLAHPGVEKDLADRGILYAPDYVVNAGGVIQVADELHGFDFDRCKAKAAGIYDTTLAIFARAKTDGIPPAAAADRIAEQRMHEGALARGW, from the coding sequence GTGACCGACGTATCCGACGGCGTCCTGCGCACCCTGTTCCACTCCGATCAGGGTGGTCATGAGCAAGTCGTGCTCTGCCAGGACCGCAAGAGCGGCCTCAAGGCCGTCATCGCACTGCACTCGACCGCGCTGGGCCCCGCGCTCGGCGGGACCCGGTTCTACCCGTACGCCTCCGAGGAGGAGGCCGTCGCCGACGCGCTGAACCTGGCGCGCGGGATGTCGTACAAGAACGCCATGGCCGGGCTCGACCACGGCGGCGGCAAGGCCGTGATCATCGGGGACCCGCTGCGCGACAAGACCGAGGAACTGCTGCTGGCCTACGGCCGGTTCGTGGCCTCGCTCGGCGGCCGGTACGTCACCGCGTGCGATGTCGGCACGTACGTCGCGGACATGGACGTCGTCGCGCGCGAGTGCCGCTGGACGACCGGGCGTTCGCCCGAGAACGGCGGCGCGGGCGACTCCTCGATCCTCACCGCGTACGGGGTCTATCAGGGCATGCGGGCCTCCGCCCAGCACCTGTGGGGCGGCCCCTCCCTGGCCGGGCGGCGGGTCGGCATCGCCGGGGTCGGGAAGGTCGGCCACCACCTCGTCGGCCATCTGCTCGCCGAGGGCGCCGAGGTCGTCGTCACCGATGTCCGCGAGGACGCCGTGCGCCGGGTGCTCGATCTGCACCCCGGGGTGCGGGCCGTCGCCGACACCGACGCGCTGATCCGCGTCGACGGGCTCGACGTGTACGCGCCGTGCGCGCTCGGCGGGGCGCTGGACGACACGACCGTGCCGGTGCTCACCGCGTCCGTCGTCTGCGGCGCCGCCAACAACCAGCTCGCCCACCCCGGCGTCGAGAAGGACCTCGCGGACCGGGGGATCCTCTACGCGCCGGACTACGTCGTGAACGCGGGCGGGGTCATCCAGGTCGCCGACGAGCTGCACGGGTTCGATTTCGACCGGTGCAAGGCGAAGGCGGCCGGCATCTACGACACGACGCTGGCAATATTCGCACGTGCGAAGACGGACGGGATTCCGCCGGCCGCCGCGGCCGACCGGATCGCCGAGCAGCGGATGCACGAGGGGGCTCTCGCGCGGGGTTGGTAG
- the purM gene encoding phosphoribosylformylglycinamidine cyclo-ligase encodes MSETPVVSEGGASYAAAGVDIEAGDRAVELMKEWVKKTQRPEVLGGLGGFAGLFDASALKGYDRPLLASATDGVGTKVDIARRLGVYDTIGHDLVAMVMDDIVVCGAEPLFMTDYICVGKVHPERVAAIVKGIAEGCVLAGCALVGGETAEHPGLLGPDDFDVAGAGTGVVEADRLLGADRIREGDTVIAMAASGLHSNGYSLVRHVLLDRAKLDLDAEIAELGRTLGAELLEPTKIYSLDCLALTRTTDVHAYSHVTGGGLAANLARVIPDTLHAVVDRSTWTPGPIFDLVGTTGQVERLELEKTLNMGVGMIAIVPQDSTDVALTTLADRGVESWVAGEITARGDRTTGAELVGDYAS; translated from the coding sequence ATGTCTGAGACCCCCGTTGTTTCCGAGGGCGGTGCCAGCTACGCCGCGGCCGGCGTCGACATCGAGGCGGGCGACCGCGCCGTAGAACTGATGAAGGAGTGGGTGAAGAAGACCCAGCGCCCCGAGGTCCTGGGCGGCCTCGGCGGCTTCGCCGGCCTCTTCGACGCCTCCGCCCTCAAGGGCTACGACCGCCCGCTGCTCGCCTCCGCCACGGACGGCGTCGGCACCAAGGTCGACATCGCCCGCCGCCTCGGCGTCTACGACACGATCGGCCACGACCTGGTCGCCATGGTCATGGACGACATCGTGGTCTGCGGCGCCGAGCCCCTGTTCATGACCGACTACATCTGCGTCGGCAAGGTCCACCCCGAGCGGGTCGCCGCGATCGTCAAGGGCATCGCCGAGGGCTGCGTCCTCGCCGGTTGCGCCCTGGTCGGCGGCGAGACGGCGGAGCACCCCGGCCTGCTCGGCCCGGACGACTTCGACGTCGCCGGCGCGGGCACCGGCGTCGTCGAGGCCGACCGCCTGCTCGGCGCCGACCGGATCCGCGAGGGCGACACGGTCATCGCGATGGCCGCGTCCGGCCTGCACTCCAACGGCTACTCGCTGGTCCGCCACGTCCTTCTGGACCGGGCGAAGCTCGACCTGGACGCGGAGATCGCGGAGCTGGGCCGCACGCTGGGCGCGGAACTCCTGGAGCCGACCAAGATCTACTCCCTGGACTGCCTCGCCCTCACGCGGACGACGGACGTCCACGCCTACTCCCACGTGACCGGCGGCGGCCTCGCGGCGAACCTGGCCCGTGTGATCCCGGACACCCTGCACGCCGTGGTCGACCGCTCGACCTGGACGCCGGGTCCGATCTTCGACCTCGTCGGCACGACCGGTCAGGTCGAACGCCTCGAACTGGAGAAGACCCTGAACATGGGCGTCGGCATGATCGCCATCGTCCCCCAGGACTCCACTGACGTGGCCCTGACGACCTTGGCGGACCGCGGGGTGGAGTCGTGGGTCGCGGGCGAGATCACGGCCCGTGGAGACCGCACGACGGGCGCCGAGCTGGTGGGCGACTACGCGAGCTGA
- a CDS encoding maleylpyruvate isomerase family mycothiol-dependent enzyme: MPPAQKRPRTYDPARTRAAILAQLAHLDTAVRSLTAEQLGRPTRLGGWTVRELIAHIGMAVTAVDRALSLPEPQERTATLLDWPFATASNAGAIDEFTRKLADEAPADLAATARTFAARLDAHPGTRLVQTNAGAMPLAEYVVTRTVELIVHTDDLNDALPDKAVPYDRQALAAATRLLTDALAKKAPGGSTEVRVPPYAVVQCVEGPKHTRGTPPNVVETDPLTWIRLATGRLSWADALDGAKLSASGERADLTPYLPVMS, translated from the coding sequence ATGCCTCCCGCCCAGAAACGCCCCCGCACGTACGACCCCGCCAGAACCCGCGCGGCGATCCTCGCGCAGCTGGCGCACCTGGACACGGCCGTGAGGAGCCTCACGGCTGAGCAGTTGGGCCGCCCGACGAGGCTCGGCGGATGGACGGTGAGGGAGCTGATCGCGCACATCGGGATGGCGGTCACGGCGGTGGACAGGGCCCTGTCGCTCCCGGAGCCGCAGGAGCGCACGGCGACGCTGCTGGACTGGCCGTTCGCGACGGCGTCGAACGCGGGGGCGATCGACGAGTTCACGAGGAAGCTGGCGGACGAGGCCCCGGCGGACCTCGCGGCGACGGCGAGGACGTTCGCCGCGCGGCTCGACGCCCACCCCGGCACCCGCCTGGTCCAAACGAACGCGGGCGCGATGCCGCTGGCCGAGTACGTGGTCACACGCACGGTGGAGCTGATCGTCCACACGGACGACCTCAACGACGCGCTCCCGGACAAAGCCGTCCCCTACGACCGGCAGGCCCTCGCCGCGGCCACCCGCCTCCTGACCGACGCCCTGGCGAAGAAGGCCCCCGGCGGCTCCACGGAGGTCCGCGTCCCCCCGTACGCGGTCGTGCAGTGCGTCGAGGGCCCGAAGCACACGCGAGGCACCCCGCCGAACGTCGTGGAGACCGACCCGCTGACCTGGATCAGGCTCGCGACAGGCCGTCTGAGCTGGGCGGACGCGCTCGACGGGGCCAAGCTGAGCGCCAGCGGGGAACGCGCTGACCTGACCCCCTACCTGCCGGTGATGTCGTAG
- a CDS encoding DUF3073 domain-containing protein — protein sequence MGRGRAKAKQAKVARQLKYNSGGTDLSRLAEELGASPSNIPPNAEPFEDDDDDDGQDDPYARYAELYGDDEDDDESPSSQHQHRRGA from the coding sequence ATGGGGCGCGGCCGGGCCAAGGCCAAGCAAGCGAAGGTCGCCCGCCAGCTGAAGTACAACAGCGGCGGGACGGATCTCTCACGCCTGGCCGAAGAGCTGGGCGCATCGCCATCGAATATTCCGCCGAACGCTGAGCCGTTCGAGGATGACGACGATGACGATGGGCAGGATGACCCGTACGCACGGTACGCCGAGCTGTACGGGGACGACGAGGACGACGACGAGTCGCCCTCGTCCCAACACCAACACCGTCGTGGCGCGTAA